In the Desulfitobacterium hafniense DCB-2 genome, TGGCCTTATAGATAAAACTCTGGGCGTAAGTCAAGGCATCTTCTTTATGCATTCTTAAAGGGGGTATTTGGATTTCAATACCACCGAGCAGATGATACAAATCCGGTGAGAACTGCCCATTCTCCACCATAGTTCTTAAATCGCGGTTAGTTGCCGTGATAATCCGAATATCCAGTTCAATCACCTGGGTTCCGTCAACAGGTTGGAACTTCTTCTCCAGAAGGATATGAAGCAATTTATCTTGTAAATAGTCATTAAGCAGCCCTATTTCATCAAGGAACAGAGTTCCCCCACTGGCACATTCCAATTTGCCCAACTTCCGCTCGGAAGCCCTATCCTGGCTTTTCTTCTCGTAACCCAGCAACTCAACTTCAAGAAGGCTTTCCGGTATATTGGCACAATCCACTTTCAAAAAAGGTTTATGGCTGCGCGTGCTGCCACTATGAATGGCATGAGCAAAGAGCTCTTTTCCAGAACCGCTTTCACCCATGATCATAATGGGTGAATGGGTCTCGGCCGAGCGACGCGCCTTATTGCGAATAAAAGCAAAATCCGGGTGGCTCCCTAGAACATCGTCAAAAGTATACGAGCTGGATGCCATCTGATCGACCCGGGTTGTAAGAGCTTGAATCATCTGTTTCGCCGCTTCGATCTCTTCGCCCAGCCTGGAGGTCTCCGTTAGTTGCTGAAACACCACCAGGGCCGCTTCGATATTACCTTCGATGACAATGGGGTATGCATTGGCAATGATTTCGATATCACACTCTTCCATCGTGGAACGATGTGCATAGATTGGTTCATGGGTCCTCAGTACTCTTGCCAGTGCCCCCTCCGGTGAGAGTTCGAAGATGTTCTTACCGATTCGTTCATAAGGAGATATGCCTGTTAAACGGCTGAAATACGGGTTGACATATTGAATGGTTCCGTCTTTGCCTGCGACCTCAATGGCTTCTTGAATCGAATTGTAGAGCACTTTAAGTTCTTCTTCTATGCGCCTACTATCCCTTATCTCCACCCTTTTTGGCTGTTGTCCCACAGTTGAGCCCTCCACTCTTTTTCCCTCAATTTTATATAATATATATTTATATAATTTATACAATAATTTGAATATTCAACGCATTTTGTAAATACCCTTCTTAAAATTAGGAATTTTTTATTAATCTTTAGTTTTAATTAACAAAAAAAAGAAAACAGCCAGGTAACTACCTGACTGTTGATTAAGCGCTATATAACCCTAATTAGCTTCCCTGGGCCGCTTTAAGCTCATTGATAATTCCTTCACTGATTTTAGAAGGTACTTCATCGTATTTTAAGAATCGGATATCGAAGCTGCCTCGCCCTTGGGTCATGGATTTTAAATCAATGGCATAGCGCATCATTTCCGATTGCGGCACATGAGCTTTAATCACCTGGAATCTACCATCGGCCTCCATTCCCAAGACCTTGCCCCGTTTGCCGTTGATATCACCGATAACATCACCCATGTAGGCTTCCGGCACCCTAATCTCAACCTCAGAAATCGGCTCCAGCAAAGTAGGTTTCGCCATTTCTGCCCCTTTACGGAAGGCCATAATGGAAGCCAGCTTAAAGGCCATTTCGGAAGAATCCACACTATGGTATGAGCCATCGGTCAACGTCACCTTGAATCCAGTGACAGGATATCCGGCCAGCACTCCTTCCGCCATAGCTTCTCGAATTCCCTTTTCTACAGCAGGGAAGTATTGTCTGGGTACAGCACCTCCGAATACTTCCTCGGCAAATTCAAACTCGCCGTCCATGAGAGGCTCCATATTGATCCAGACATGCCCATATTGTCCATGACCGCCGCTTTGCTTTTTGTGTTTTCCTTCCACTTTAACCGGCTTTTTAATGGTTTCCCGATAGGGAACCCGGGGAACTTTCATCTCTACGCCAACGCCAAATTTCCGTTGCAGCTTCTCCATCAGGATTTCAACATGCATTTCACCCATACCGTAGAGAATCAATTCTTTGGTTTCCACATTCTTCTCCACACGCATGGTGGGGTCCTCTTCCGCCAAGCGGGCCAGGGCACTCCCCAGTTTATCTTCATCTCCCTTGCTCTTAGGGGCGATGGCTACAGGTAAACGGGGCACAGGTAAATCAATGCCCTCCAATTGCACAGGATTCTCCTTGGCGCATAGGGTATCACCAGTAGCTGCATCCTGAAGTTTAGCTACAACGGCGATATCTCCCGCCGGGACGACCTGAACCGGGTCTTGGTTTTTTCCCCGCAGAATAAAAGGAGTGCTGATCTTTTCTTCTTTTTCTTTTTGAGCATTATACACCATACTGTCCCCTTGGAGCTTTCCTCCATAGACCCTGATAAAACTCATCTTACCAACATAGGGGTCGGCCAGGGTTTTAAAGATCAGGGCGCTTTTCTCTTCTTTAGTTTGGGGAACCGGGGCGTATTGAACAAAGAAGTCGAGCAAATTTCCAATCCCGACATTTTTGAGAGCTGAACCCGCAAGGACCGGAACGGTTAAATCCTTTTCCAAAGCGCTTTTCAAAGCTTGGCGAAGGTCGTCATCGCTTAAAGTTTCGCCATCCAGATATTTTGTCAATATATCGTCATCAGCCTCGGCTACCGCCTCAGCTAATATTTCTCGATAGTGTTCGACATCAGATAGAAGATCTGACGGAATATCCTTAACTGTATATTTCCCACTGGCATTGTTTTCATAGATATACGCCTTTTGCTCGATAATATCTACGACACCCTGAAACTGATCTTCATGACCTATAGGAAGAGTTAAGGGGGCAAAACGCATATTAGGGAAAGCTTCTGTGAGTTGGTTCAGAACCTTTTCAAAATTAGCATTCTCGCGCTCTAACTTATTAATAAAAATAACGCGGGGCAACTTCTGCTCTTCCATCAAGTCAAGGATAAGCTCAGCTTGTACCTCAAGACCTGATACACCGCACAGAACAACGACCCCGCTCTCTGCCACCCGAAGGGCAGACTTAACCTCACCAAAAAAATCAGAATATCCCGGAGTATCAAGGACATTGATTTTACATCCCTGCCATTCAACAGGAACAAGACTCGTACTGATCGAAACCTTGTGTTTAATCTCTTCTGGCAAAGAATCCGACATAGTGTTTCCCTCAGGCACTTTCCCCATACGGGTAACCGCACCTGAGTTAAAGAGACAAGCTTCTGTCAAAGACGTCTTCCCTGCCCCTCCGTGCCCTACAAGGCAAATGTTGCGTAGATTCATAGTGTCATAGGTCTTCAAGACAAATCAACCTCCTTAAAATGTATTAGAAAAGGTCTAACCTTTGACTAATCGTGGAGTTTCTACAGTCTGAAGATGACTCGCCAATGATGTCTCATATACCCCCAAAACAACAGGTTTACGGTTACGAATCATAACTCTTCCCTTAGCCCACACCTGCTCAATCATCAAGTCATCGGACAAGGCCACCAAATCACCGTCAAAGCCTTCCCGAATCATGCCTTTGTTTTTTAATTGTAGAATACGGGCGGGATTGGAAGTAATGGTTCTCAGAGCGGTATCAAGGGGTATGCCGTACCGGAGCACAGCTTCCCGGATATCGCGCCAAAGAACATGAACGGATCCTATGCCCATGCCGACAAGGATTCCAGCCTCGTTAAACTGAGGAAGGCTGCCATTTCCGTCTGAAGTAACCGTCACACGGTCATTCAGCAATCCCTGCTCGTAAAGGGCTTTTAAAACGAAAGGAACCTGTAAATGCGGTTCAAAATCATCGCAACCTGCTGTTAAATCAATTGTGCCACCTGCTTTGAGAAACTCTACTCCCTGCTCTAAGAGCGTTTCCTTTCGATTGATATGAGTTGGCATGAATTGGCTGATCGGAATTTCAGTTTCCTCAATTATTTTTAGAATTGGGGACAAACCTCTCTTCCCTTCACCCAGGTGAATATGAACAACTCCCGCTTTATCTCCTAGCATCCCCCCTACTCGAGCTTCCGCAGCAAGATGCTCCAGCTCAGATTTTTGAGGTTGGGCGGAACGATGGTCAGAAATGGCGATTTCACCCGCCCCTATCACTTTATCGATTAAGACTAAGTCTTTGCGCAAGGTATCAAAGATCATACGATCGGCTTGATAACCGCCGCTATAGACAAAGCACGTTAATCCTTCTTCTTCCAAGGCATTTGCCTTAACCAAGAGCTCTTCCATGGAACGGGAGATAGAATCCGTTCCCAAGCAACCTACCACAGTGGTTATCCCGGCCCGCGTCAGTTGAGAAAGTTGAACCTCAGGAGTTCTGGAGCTGGGCCCCGCTTCTCCTCCTCCTCCGCAGATATGGACATGAGCGTCGATAAAACCGGGAACGAGGTAATGTCCATGAAGGTCATACACCTCACCCTTAGCATAAGGGGGAAGGGACAGGTCATCGCCAAGGGCGGCGATTCGATTCCCTACAAGGAGAAGATCCCGCTCCTGCAGCGGCTCCGGTGCGAATAGTTTGGCATTTTTGATGAGTGTCCACACAGGCAACCCCTCCATTCGGAGGTAGAATGCCCAATTTTTGGAACAGTATTCACTTTACAAAAAATTGTCTTAAATCAACAATAATTAAATATTTCTCCACTAACTATAAAAATCCTTTTCAAATATTCCATAACTTAAAAAACATCCAGGAAACTTGCTTTAGGTGAAAGCATTCCATCTGAAGATTAAGTTATCCTCTGTGTGAATATTCGATATTGACAACCCAATTCCCTACCTTCCTGATCCTTAGAATAAATTGTCATCACTTTCCTTCTTCTGGCATAAAGTTAGTCAGGATAAGTGGGACCAGGGGGTTGGAGAGGAATATGGCCAAAAGAACCTTTATTTATGGGGCTGTCATTCTCTTGGCGGCAAACTTTCTCAATCGGGTTTTGGGTTTTATTTATCAATACTTAATCATGACCCATATTGGCGGAGAGGCCTTTGGACTATTCAATATGGTTTTCCCTATGTATATGTTTGCTTTAGTCTTTACCACTGCGGGCATCCCTTTGGCTGTTTCGAAAATGATCTCCGAAGCAGTATCTTTGCAGAATTATTCCCGTGCCCGCTCCATATTTCGTACTTCCCTTCTTTTATTGACCTGTTCAGGGCTGGTTATTTCCGTGGCTCTCTACATTATTTCGCCTCTCCTGGCAGAGCGTTTCTTTCCCGATCCCCGTGTTCTAAGGCTTTTTTTGATCTGCACACCGGCAATCTTTGTGGTCTCTGTTTCCTCAGCCTTTCGCGGGTATTTTCAGGGCATGCAGAATATGCTTCCCACTGCACTCAGTCAGATCTGTGAACAACTGGTGCGGGTCAGTGTGGGATTTTTCTCGGCTTACACTTTATTGCCCAGAGGGATCGAATGGGCCGCTTCCGGTTTGGCCTTGGGAATGTTGTCGGGAGAAATCATCGGCTTATTTATCATTATTCTTCAGTATAAACTCCAAAAAACAAAAAAGTCCTCCCACCAGAATGAATCCCTACATCCGATTCAAACCATGAAAGAACTTTTCCACTTAGCTTATCCAGTGACGATCGGCAGGCTCTTTTCCAGCGGGTTATCCACGGTGGATGCCATGCTGATACCACAACGGCTGCAACTAGCCGGCTATACAGCCCGTGAAGCCACCACTCTCTTCGGACAACTGGGCGGGGCTGTGTTTACTCTCCTTAATTTTCCCAGTGTCTTCACCTTTGCTTTGGCGACCTCTTTGGTTCCTGCCATTTCCGAAGCGGCCGCCCGAAAGCAATTCCAAACGGTTAAGCTCCGCAGTGCCCAAGCTTTACGGATGACCATTTTCATCGGGGTCCCCAGTTTAGTAATCCTCTTTTTCTTTGCTGAGCCTTTCAGCGCCTTTTTTAAAAGCGAAGGCACCAGCAGCATTCTGCGCATCCTTGCCTTAGGTGGGATCTTTTCCTACCTTCAACAAACCTCTACAGGAATTCTGCAAGGATTAGGCAAGGTCCAGCTCCCGGTGATCCATTCCATTATTTCCGCCGTCATCCGGATACCGATACTTTTCATTTTAACGGCTTCACCTCAGTGGGGGCTTAAAGGAACGGCTGTAGCTTATGTCGTCGGTTTTTTTATCTCCTCGACCCTGAATCTGGCCGCTATCGTCCACTATACAGGGATGCCTGTCGATCTTCGGGAGTTTCTTCTCCACCCGCTCATGGGCGGCATTGGCATGATGTTGGCCTTTCGCCTCTTTCATCCCTTCTTCGCTTTCCATCCCTTAGCCTTTCTCCTGGAGATCATACTGGGAGCGGTTCTTTACTTCGCCATTCTCTTCTTTAACGGCGGTATCAACCGTGACGATCTGCAGAGAATTCCCTGGCTCGGCAAGTTTTTACGCTGAGTCATTCTTCTCCAGGATTTTGCTTTACAGCGGTCGCTCCATAAGCTGCGCGGACAAAACTAACGCGAAAAGCCCTCCGCTTCGTCGGGTTCCCGGCCAAATCGCTCCTGCTCAATGGCCGGTTGGAAACGTCCTGTTTCCAACCCGACTCCGCTGCGTGCTTTTCGCGAAGTTTTGTTTCCGCTCGCTTAAATTCACTCTCTTCCGTAAAGCAAAATCCTTGGGCTGCTTTTCTGGTTTGAGTGAGCGGGGTTTTGTGGGACTGGGTAAGCATGGCTTTGAAGAAGACCTGAGCAGACCCCAGAAATGCCTCGCAAAGAAACCCGCAAGCAGTAGCTTTATGTACAAAAGCCGTGAACTCCGAAGAAGAAACCTTCCGGTGGAAGGTTTTAGGATTCACGCCCGAAGGTGTCGGATTTAGCGGAGAGGCGGTCAGGTCAACGAGGCTTTCTTAACGTAGCGGAGCCACGGTTCACATGCAGAAAACAACGGGGTTTGGCGTACGAAAGTGTCCGGTGGACAGTTTCGCTCAAGGCGGCACTCCCCAAAGCATGCCTATCCGCCGCAGATGCTGTTAAGAAAGCGGGTTAACCAGCCCCGGAGCTATGGAGTACGCGTTGTGCGTAAAGCTACGCGACCCGGAGGATCTTATCTCGTTTCAACCTAACCAGTGCTTAATCCGCTCCCCATACTGCCAATAGGTCAGGAGCGTGGTTAAGCCAAGAACAATAATCAGGATAATCTTATAGATAAAGAACACTTTGATCACCGTTAAAAAAGCTAAAATCAGGGCAAAGACGGCCGGTAAAACCAATATTTTTGTCCAGCGTTTATCCCTTTGCTTAAGCTTTTCCGGGGAGGAAAAAACAAAAAGGAATAAAATGAAGTAAAACAAAAAGGTCCCAATAATCAACTCAGTTTCCTCCCTTAACAATTAAGCTTAAATTCTCCATATTTTCTGTACTATATTTATAATCCCGTCTGTAAAAAATAGAATTGTCTCGATTAAACAGATGAAAGGAGATGGATATCTATGAGTCGCAGAAACCGCTCCGCCGGCATTTTGCCCAAGTCTGTTTTGGACGAGTTTAAAATGGAGGTGGCCTCCGAATTAGGTTTAACCGAACAAATCCAAACCAAGGGATGGGCTAACATGACCTCCCGTGATTGCGGCCATGTAGGCGGCCGCATCGGTGGAAGTATGGTTAAAGCCATGATCCGTCGCGCTGAGGAAAGCTTAAAGAACGACACTCTTTAACACTTCCTCAGCTACCATGGAAAATAGGAGTACAGTGCGCTGTACTCCTATTTATTTGGATTCTCAAGGGATAAG is a window encoding:
- a CDS encoding sigma-54 interaction domain-containing protein, with amino-acid sequence MGQQPKRVEIRDSRRIEEELKVLYNSIQEAIEVAGKDGTIQYVNPYFSRLTGISPYERIGKNIFELSPEGALARVLRTHEPIYAHRSTMEECDIEIIANAYPIVIEGNIEAALVVFQQLTETSRLGEEIEAAKQMIQALTTRVDQMASSSYTFDDVLGSHPDFAFIRNKARRSAETHSPIMIMGESGSGKELFAHAIHSGSTRSHKPFLKVDCANIPESLLEVELLGYEKKSQDRASERKLGKLECASGGTLFLDEIGLLNDYLQDKLLHILLEKKFQPVDGTQVIELDIRIITATNRDLRTMVENGQFSPDLYHLLGGIEIQIPPLRMHKEDALTYAQSFIYKANRKLGKHVIGITTQAEQLLLDYHWPGNIRELRNVIEMAMDSVEGDMLNIKDFASLVEIVNKTEEIHYREPMALDELEKRMIRLALDRYGNSVEGKKRAAGVLNISLATLYNKLKTLEDNV
- the fusA gene encoding elongation factor G, with translation MKTYDTMNLRNICLVGHGGAGKTSLTEACLFNSGAVTRMGKVPEGNTMSDSLPEEIKHKVSISTSLVPVEWQGCKINVLDTPGYSDFFGEVKSALRVAESGVVVLCGVSGLEVQAELILDLMEEQKLPRVIFINKLERENANFEKVLNQLTEAFPNMRFAPLTLPIGHEDQFQGVVDIIEQKAYIYENNASGKYTVKDIPSDLLSDVEHYREILAEAVAEADDDILTKYLDGETLSDDDLRQALKSALEKDLTVPVLAGSALKNVGIGNLLDFFVQYAPVPQTKEEKSALIFKTLADPYVGKMSFIRVYGGKLQGDSMVYNAQKEKEEKISTPFILRGKNQDPVQVVPAGDIAVVAKLQDAATGDTLCAKENPVQLEGIDLPVPRLPVAIAPKSKGDEDKLGSALARLAEEDPTMRVEKNVETKELILYGMGEMHVEILMEKLQRKFGVGVEMKVPRVPYRETIKKPVKVEGKHKKQSGGHGQYGHVWINMEPLMDGEFEFAEEVFGGAVPRQYFPAVEKGIREAMAEGVLAGYPVTGFKVTLTDGSYHSVDSSEMAFKLASIMAFRKGAEMAKPTLLEPISEVEIRVPEAYMGDVIGDINGKRGKVLGMEADGRFQVIKAHVPQSEMMRYAIDLKSMTQGRGSFDIRFLKYDEVPSKISEGIINELKAAQGS
- the iadA gene encoding beta-aspartyl-peptidase, translated to MWTLIKNAKLFAPEPLQERDLLLVGNRIAALGDDLSLPPYAKGEVYDLHGHYLVPGFIDAHVHICGGGGEAGPSSRTPEVQLSQLTRAGITTVVGCLGTDSISRSMEELLVKANALEEEGLTCFVYSGGYQADRMIFDTLRKDLVLIDKVIGAGEIAISDHRSAQPQKSELEHLAAEARVGGMLGDKAGVVHIHLGEGKRGLSPILKIIEETEIPISQFMPTHINRKETLLEQGVEFLKAGGTIDLTAGCDDFEPHLQVPFVLKALYEQGLLNDRVTVTSDGNGSLPQFNEAGILVGMGIGSVHVLWRDIREAVLRYGIPLDTALRTITSNPARILQLKNKGMIREGFDGDLVALSDDLMIEQVWAKGRVMIRNRKPVVLGVYETSLASHLQTVETPRLVKG
- the spoVB gene encoding stage V sporulation protein B, yielding MAKRTFIYGAVILLAANFLNRVLGFIYQYLIMTHIGGEAFGLFNMVFPMYMFALVFTTAGIPLAVSKMISEAVSLQNYSRARSIFRTSLLLLTCSGLVISVALYIISPLLAERFFPDPRVLRLFLICTPAIFVVSVSSAFRGYFQGMQNMLPTALSQICEQLVRVSVGFFSAYTLLPRGIEWAASGLALGMLSGEIIGLFIIILQYKLQKTKKSSHQNESLHPIQTMKELFHLAYPVTIGRLFSSGLSTVDAMLIPQRLQLAGYTAREATTLFGQLGGAVFTLLNFPSVFTFALATSLVPAISEAAARKQFQTVKLRSAQALRMTIFIGVPSLVILFFFAEPFSAFFKSEGTSSILRILALGGIFSYLQQTSTGILQGLGKVQLPVIHSIISAVIRIPILFILTASPQWGLKGTAVAYVVGFFISSTLNLAAIVHYTGMPVDLREFLLHPLMGGIGMMLAFRLFHPFFAFHPLAFLLEIILGAVLYFAILFFNGGINRDDLQRIPWLGKFLR
- a CDS encoding alpha/beta-type small acid-soluble spore protein translates to MSRRNRSAGILPKSVLDEFKMEVASELGLTEQIQTKGWANMTSRDCGHVGGRIGGSMVKAMIRRAEESLKNDTL